A genomic stretch from Cellulomonas sp. KRMCY2 includes:
- a CDS encoding ABC transporter ATP-binding protein, with protein sequence MSTQRPAPLGPTEPVIRFEQVRKEYPGGTVAVEGLDLEVHERELLVLVGPSGCGKSTTLRMVNRLVEPTGGRVLLQGQDVARTDPVALRRHIGYVIQNVGLFPHRTVGQNVGTVPALLGWGARRIRDRTAELLELVGLPPATYSRRYPHQLSGGERQRVGVARALAADPPVLLMDEPFGAVDPSGRRRLQQEFWRIQRELGTTVMFVTHDIDEAVRLGDRIAVFARGGHLEQLSDAVDLLARPASAMVADLVGSGRAVRLLAIGEITPEDVEPRPALGTGAPGPVDGPGAPQLGPAEGLRLGSRLDDAFAALAASGGRPVPVTGPAGSGSVVGVLTPDGLLGALRRMTTTAPEPVDDAADG encoded by the coding sequence ATGAGCACGCAGCGCCCCGCCCCGCTCGGCCCGACGGAGCCGGTGATCCGTTTCGAGCAGGTGCGCAAGGAGTACCCGGGCGGCACGGTGGCCGTCGAGGGCCTCGACCTCGAGGTCCACGAGCGCGAGCTGCTCGTCCTGGTCGGCCCGTCCGGCTGCGGCAAGTCGACCACGCTGCGGATGGTCAACCGCCTCGTCGAGCCGACCGGCGGGCGGGTCCTGCTCCAGGGGCAGGACGTCGCCCGGACCGATCCCGTCGCGCTGCGCCGGCACATCGGGTACGTCATCCAGAACGTCGGCCTCTTCCCGCACCGGACGGTGGGGCAGAACGTGGGGACGGTGCCGGCGCTGCTCGGCTGGGGCGCGCGCCGGATCCGCGACCGGACGGCCGAGCTGCTCGAGCTGGTCGGCCTGCCGCCGGCGACGTACAGCCGGCGCTATCCGCACCAGCTCTCCGGCGGCGAGCGGCAGCGCGTCGGCGTGGCACGCGCGCTGGCCGCCGACCCGCCCGTCCTGCTGATGGACGAGCCGTTCGGCGCCGTCGACCCGTCCGGGCGGCGCCGTCTTCAGCAGGAGTTCTGGCGGATCCAGCGGGAGCTCGGCACGACAGTCATGTTCGTCACGCACGACATCGACGAGGCCGTGCGCCTCGGCGACCGGATCGCGGTGTTCGCCCGCGGCGGTCACCTCGAGCAGCTCTCCGACGCGGTGGACCTCCTGGCTCGTCCGGCCAGCGCCATGGTCGCCGACCTCGTCGGGAGCGGCCGCGCGGTCCGGCTCCTCGCCATCGGGGAGATCACACCGGAGGATGTCGAGCCGCGGCCCGCGCTGGGCACCGGGGCTCCAGGACCGGTCGACGGACCGGGGGCCCCGCAGCTCGGCCCGGCCGAGGGTCTGCGCCTGGGCAGCCGGCTCGACGACGCCTTCGCCGCGCTCGCTGCGTCCGGGGGCCGGCCGGTGCCCGTCACCGGGCCCGCCGGCTCCGGCTCCGTCGTCGGTGTGCTGACGCCGGACGGCCTGCTCGGGGCGCTGCGTCGGATGACGACGACCGCGCCGGAGCCGGTCGACGACGCCGCCGACGGGTGA
- a CDS encoding ABC transporter permease: MTTEPANPWLSWSYVQDNWADISEALGQHITLTVQAVLIALCLALPLAVLAHGRPRVAGTVLGIAGILYTIPSLALFAVLAPFTGIGRTTVLIGLVAYALLVLVRNILVGLEGVDPEVRDAARGLGYGRARMLLRVELPNALPSVIVGIRLATVTTVALVTIGVVVGYGGLGQLMYRGFNSSYRAEIVTATLLTLAIALAADLLVMLLGRLATPWARTGRAA, encoded by the coding sequence GTGACGACCGAGCCCGCCAACCCCTGGCTCTCGTGGTCCTACGTGCAGGACAACTGGGCGGACATCTCCGAGGCCCTCGGCCAGCACATCACCCTGACCGTGCAGGCCGTGCTGATCGCCCTGTGCCTCGCCCTGCCGCTGGCCGTCCTGGCCCACGGCCGACCCCGGGTCGCCGGCACCGTCCTGGGGATCGCCGGGATCCTGTACACGATCCCGTCCCTCGCCCTGTTCGCCGTGCTCGCGCCGTTCACCGGCATCGGGCGGACGACGGTGCTGATCGGACTCGTCGCGTACGCGCTGCTGGTGCTGGTGCGCAACATCCTGGTCGGTCTCGAGGGTGTGGACCCCGAGGTCCGCGACGCAGCGCGTGGCCTCGGCTACGGCCGGGCCCGGATGCTGCTGCGCGTCGAGCTGCCCAACGCCCTGCCCTCGGTGATCGTCGGCATCCGGCTCGCGACTGTCACGACCGTCGCCCTGGTGACGATCGGCGTCGTCGTCGGCTACGGGGGCCTCGGCCAGCTGATGTACCGAGGGTTCAACAGCAGCTACCGCGCCGAGATCGTGACCGCCACCCTGCTGACGCTGGCGATCGCGCTCGCCGCGGACCTGCTCGTGATGCTCCTCGGCCGGCTCGCGACGCCGTGGGCCAGGACGGGTCGTGCGGCATGA
- a CDS encoding ABC transporter permease gives MSEGNILEQAFRWLNDPLNWQGPDGIVALTGEHLGMSAVAVLIAAVIALPLGVWLGHRRRGGTLTVVAANTSRALPTFALLLIFASTSIGFGNRPTVLAAAVFAIPPILTNAWTGMLEVDADTRDAARGMGMSAARSVALVELPLALPLIAAGLRTATVQVIATVPLAGLVGGGGLGPIIITGLATRRFGEVVAGGVLVALLCVLAETVLSIGQRLLTPGPVRALAKA, from the coding sequence ATGAGCGAGGGCAACATCCTCGAGCAGGCCTTCCGGTGGCTCAACGACCCCCTGAACTGGCAGGGACCGGACGGCATCGTGGCACTGACCGGTGAGCACCTGGGCATGTCGGCCGTCGCCGTCCTGATCGCGGCCGTGATCGCACTCCCGCTCGGGGTCTGGCTCGGCCACCGACGCCGGGGCGGCACCCTGACCGTGGTGGCGGCGAACACCTCCCGGGCGCTGCCGACGTTCGCCCTGCTGCTCATCTTCGCCTCGACGTCGATCGGCTTCGGGAACCGGCCGACGGTCCTGGCGGCGGCCGTCTTCGCGATCCCGCCGATCCTGACGAACGCCTGGACCGGGATGCTCGAGGTCGACGCGGACACCCGGGACGCAGCACGCGGCATGGGCATGTCCGCCGCCCGCTCGGTCGCGCTCGTCGAGCTGCCGCTGGCCCTGCCGCTGATCGCGGCGGGCCTGCGCACGGCGACCGTGCAGGTCATCGCGACCGTGCCGCTGGCGGGTCTGGTCGGCGGCGGCGGCCTCGGGCCGATCATCATCACCGGCCTCGCGACGCGGCGCTTCGGCGAGGTGGTCGCCGGTGGCGTGCTCGTCGCTCTGCTGTGCGTCCTGGCCGAGACGGTGCTCTCGATCGGGCAGCGTCTGCTCACCCCGGGACCCGTGCGGGCGCTCGCCAAGGCGTGA